The genome window CATGATCCGACCCAGCAGTGACGAGTCTCTAGTTTCGGATTTCGGATACGTTTCGATCTCGATCCCGTTGAAACCGTCCGGATTGATCTCGGCCATCGTCGTCTCGATCAGCTTGCTCTCTTCGTCCGGAGTCAGCCCCTCCTCTAAGATGACGATGTTGCCGTCGTGGACGCCGTCCAGGATCATCCTGATCTTCTCCATCGTCGCGAGTTCGTCCATTCGCTCGCCGCTGATCATGTCGATCTGGATTCCGTCGTCCGGGTCGTCAGTGTTCGTTGCCTTCGGCATCCTGATCACCCGAAGTACTCCGCGATCGACTCGTACACTTCGTCCATGTTGTCTCCTTCTTTCGCCGACAGCGGGATCGTTTCGTGCTGTGGAAACGCGTCTTCGATTCGCTTGACGCTCGAGTCCTCGAGGTCGGTCTTGTTCGCAAA of Natrarchaeobaculum sulfurireducens contains these proteins:
- a CDS encoding DUF2073 domain-containing protein; this translates as MPKATNTDDPDDGIQIDMISGERMDELATMEKIRMILDGVHDGNIVILEEGLTPDEESKLIETTMAEINPDGFNGIEIETYPKSETRDSSLLGRIMGTDESTAKLTVIGPANRIETLHKDETLISALVSRN